One genomic window of Panicum hallii strain FIL2 chromosome 6, PHallii_v3.1, whole genome shotgun sequence includes the following:
- the LOC112897508 gene encoding uncharacterized protein LOC112897508 produces MTRLFEHPPPEILHSSHPAHNLTLVNGDNAPPFRCNGCMEPGCGPRYTYDQGGAGESFDLHTCCALAEEEPTIKHPLFRNLKFTFLVEPTDPVQGRLCDACGDPARGFVYHCSKKDLDLHPCCASLPERILQDGRLFELQRKASRPCGLCRNNGGRFWAYRSSFNGQAVDLHVACMKEMACLSWNAALENRVGGAQIVRPSEASIESMLESLPANTQSSHGFDQFRRIATSVAGGIISVISGNPAALITAVVGGVLQ; encoded by the exons ATGACGAGGCTGTTCGAGCATCCCCCGCCAGAGATTCTCCACAGCTCTCACCCGGCGCACAATCTCACGCTGGTAAATGGCGACAACGCGCCGCCCTTCAGGTGCAACGGCTGCATGGAGCCCGGCTGCGGGCCCAG GTACACGTATGACCAAGGCGGGGCGGGCGAGAGCTTCGACCTCCACACATGCTGCGCCCTCGCGGAGGAGGAGCCCACGATCAAGCATCCACTGTTCCGCAACCTCAAATTCACGTTCCTCGTGGAGCCCACGGACCCCGTCCAGGGCAGACTCTGCGACGCCTGCGGCGACCCAGCACGCGGGTTCGTCTACCACTGCTCCAAGAAGGACCTGGACCTCCACCCGTGCTGCGCGAGCCTGCCAGAACGCATCCTCCAGGACGGCCGCCTCTTCGAGCTCCAGCGGAAGGCGTCACGGCCGTGCGGCCTATGCCGCAACAACGGCGGCCGCTTCTGGGCGTACCGCTCTTCCTTCAACGGCCAGGCCGTGGACCTGCACGTGGCGTGCATGAAGGAAATGGCTTGCCTGAGCTGGAATGCGGCCTTGGAGAACCGTGTCGGAGGCGCCCAGATCGTTCGACCAAGCGAGGCCAGCATCGAGAGCATGCTCGAGAGCTTGCCCGCGAACACGCAGAGCAGTCATGGGTTCGACCAGTTCAGAAGGATCGCTACCAGCGTGGCGGGAGGCATCATCTCGGTGATCTCTGGGAACCCAGCGGCGCTGATCACCGCCGTTGTTGGAGGTGTTCTGCAGTAG
- the LOC112898253 gene encoding uncharacterized protein LOC112898253 encodes MKQYEDPPAEIFHTAHPAHGLKLVPAGATFVCGGCKEPGDGARYACGCGGSVSFDLHPPCVLADEDEAMRHALFPGRDFFVPAPPPPVDRTICDACGEPARGYVYHCFEADLEQVEGGASAFFAPSRSRPCGLCGGRRSGFWAYRSFFDGEAVDLHVTCMKDLARLSCEAAACSKNWGGGGHQIVQASLPNMDRTLQSFPRDKRKRSGFDRFIRIVRAIPTD; translated from the exons ATGAAGCAGTACGAGGATCCGCCGGCCGAGATCTTCCACACCGCGCACCCGGCGCACGGCCTCAAGCTGGTGCCCGCCGGCGCCACGTTCGTCTGCGGCGGCTGCAAGGAGCCCGGCGACGGGGCCCGGTACGCGTGCGGCTGCGGCGGGAGCGTCAGCTTCGACCTCCACCCGCCCTGCGTCCTCGCCGACGAGGACGAGGCGATGCGGCACGCTCTGTTCCCCGGCCGCGACTTCTTCGTCcctgcgcccccgcccccggtgGACAGGACGATCTGCGACGCCTGCGGCGAGCCCGCGCGCGGGTACGTCTACCACTGCTTCGAGGCCGACCTGGAGCAAGTTGAAGGGGGTGCATCTGCCTT CTTTGCCCCTAGTCGTTCGCGGCCGTGCGGCCTGTGCGGTGGCCGCCGCAGCGGCTTCTGGGCGTACCGCTCCTTCTTCGACGGCGAGGCTGTGGACCTGCACGTGACGTGCATGAAGGACTTGGCTCGCCTGAGCTGtgaggcggcggcgtgcagcaagaactggggcggcggcggtcacCAGATCGTCCAGGCGAGCCTGCCCAACATGGACCGCACGCTGCAGAGCTTTCCCAGGGATAAGCGGAAGAGGAGTGGGTTTGACCGGTTCATCAGGATTGTTAGAGCAATTCCAACAGACTAG
- the LOC112896216 gene encoding uncharacterized protein LOC112896216: protein MIARHGEGYDWRNAPIDPEAVYSSGGKPHGRYPLFEKVIDSSQVPSRQRAGSSRSASRSTSSGDDSAEVVRLRERVRQQELQQQWFQAQLAQQNAILQQIASQQNIQVPPLVPPPFAQAGWPSASPQPFHTPPPNLAAPGDSHVHPTSNWADQFIGSGGSVQPGDGDDQT from the exons ATGATTGCTCGCCATGGAGAGGGTTATGATTGGAGAAACGCGCCTATTGATCCTGAGGCCGTTTACAGTAGTGGTGGAAAACCTCATGGCCG GTATCCATTATTTGAAAAAGTCATTGACTCGAGTCAGGTGCCGTCGCGTCAAAGAGCGGGATCGTCGCGGTCAGCAAGTCGCAGCACAAGTAGTGGCGACGACAGCGCGGAGGTTGTAAGGCTGCGTGAAAGAGTAAGACAACAGGAGCTACAGCAGCAGTGGTTCCAAGCTCAACTTGCACAACAGAATGCAATACTGCAG CAAATAGCGAGCCAACAGAATATACAAGTGCCACCACTGGTAcctccaccttttgcacaggctggttggccatcagcttcacctcag CCTTTTCACACCCCACCACCTAACCTTGCGGCACCGGGAGACTCACACGTTCATCCAACATCGAATTGGGCGGATCAATTCATTGGAAGTGGCGGATCAGTTCAACCAGGTGATGGAGACGACCAAACTTAA
- the LOC112897131 gene encoding ribosome biogenesis protein BOP1 homolog: MGHSDGEHELEGDGLSAEDSSWSDGGWSEDDDEESLSFEGSGSGSGSGSDSDEAAAAEESDSSEDEVAPRNTVGDVPLEWYKDEEHIGYDIDGRKIKKRDREGRIEVYLKNADDAKNWRKIYDEYNDEEVQITKEEAKIISRLLKGKTPHANVDPYPDYVDWFEYEDKGHPLSSAPEPKRRFVPSKWEQKKVVKLVRAIRNGWIKLDKPKEESNLYLLWGDETDTADNKRQGLSYIPAPKPNLPGHEESYNPSVEYIPTQEEIDSYQLMYEEDRPKFIPKRFESLRSVPAYEKALREGFDRCLDLYLCPRTRKKRINIDPESLKPKLPSKKDLRPYPKTCYLEFKGHTSPVTSISVETTGQWLASGSRDGTIRVWEVETGRCLKVWNVGGDVRHIAWNPSPDRPILAAIVGHDLLLINAEVGCEEVQMRAKELLKICEMAPQDDTDGKKPAVRWMKHEKFDGITLIHHKAVSNVDWHFKGDYFTTVVPSGDTRAVLLHQLTKKHSHHPFRKLPGLPVAATFHPSQKMFFVATKKFVRVYDLQKAQLVKKLESGLREISSISIHPGGDNVIVGSKDGKLCWFDTDLSTRPYKTLKIHSKDITNVTFHRKYPLFASSSEDCTAYVCHGMVYSDLNQNPLIVPLEILRGHSSSDGRGVLDCKFHPKQPWLFTAGADSVIRLYCD; the protein is encoded by the exons ATGGGCCACAGCGACGGGGAACACGAGCTTGAGGGCGACGGCCTCTCCGCCGAAGATTCTTCGTGGAGCGACGGCGGCTGgtcggaggacgacgacgag GAATCGCTGTCTTTCGagggctccggctccggctccggctccggctccgatTCCGACGAGGCAGCGGCAGCGGAAGAGAGCGACTCTTCGGAGGATGAG GTGGCGCCAAGGAACACCGTGGGGGACGTGCCTCTGGAGTGGTACAAGGACGAGGAGCACATCGGGTATGACATCGACGGGAGGAAGATCAAGAAGCGCGATAGGGAGGGGCGAATTGAAGTCTACCTCAAAAACGCGGACGATGCCAAGAATTG GAGGAAGATCTATGATGAGTATAATGACGAGGAGGTTCAGATTACAAAGGAAGAGGCTAAGATAATTAGTAGATTGTTAAAGGGAAAGACTCCACATGCGAATGTTGATCCATATCCA GATTATGTCGATTGGTTTGAATATGAGGATAAAGGCCATCCACTTTCTAGTGCCCCTGAACCAAAGAGGCGCTTTGTGCCTTCAAAGTGGGAGCAGAAGAAG GTTGTTAAACTTGTGAGAGCCATTCGTAATGGATGGATAAAATTGGACAAGCCAAAGGAGGAATCTAACTTATATCTTTTATGGGGAGATGAAACTGATACAGCAGACAATAAGCGGCAAGGCTTGAGCTACATTCCCGCTCCTAAACCTAATTTACCAG GTCATGAAGAGTCATATAATCCTTCCGTTGAATACATTCCAACACAAGAGGAAATAGATTCATACCAGCTTATGTATGAGGAGGATCGTCCAAAGTTCATTCCGAAACG ATTTGAGTCCCTTCGAAGTGTACCTGCATATGAGAAGGCACTAAGGGAAGGTTTTGATCGGTGTCTAGATCTTTATCTATGCCCCAGAACCCGCAAAAAGCGT ATAAATATTGACCCCGAGTCACTCAAGCCCAAGTTACCAAGTAAAAAGGATTTGAGGCCATACCCGAAAACTTGTTACCTTGAGTTCAAGGGCCATACGAGTCCTGTGACGTCCATTTCAGTTGAAACAACAGGGCAGTGGCTTGCATCTG GTTCTCGCGATGGTACAATTCGTGTTTGGGAGGTTGAAACTGGTCGCTGTCTTAAAGTTTGGAATGTCGGAGGTGATGTCCGTCATATTGCCTGGAATCCGTCACCTGACAGGCCTATTCTTGCTGCTATTGT TGGACATGATCTGCTACTTATTAATGCTGAGGTGGGTTGTGAAGAAGTGCAAATGAGGGCAAAAGAGCTCCTGAAGATTTGTGAAATGGCTCCTCAAGATGATACTG ATGGTAAGAAACCAGCTGTGAGGTGGATGAAGCATGAAAAATTTGATGGAATCACCTTGATTCATCATAAG GCTGTGTCAAATGTGGACTGGCATTTTAAGGGAGATTACTTCACCACAGTTGTGCCAAGTG GCGATACAAGAGCTGTATTGCTGCATCAGCTCACAAAAAAGCACTCGCACCATCCTTTCCGTAAACTGCCAGGCCTTCCTGTTGCGGCAACATTCCATCCAAGTCAGAAGATGTTCTTTGTTGCTACTAAGAAGTTTGTTCGGGTTTATGATCTCCAGAAGGCACAATTGGTAAAGAAGCTGGAGTCAGGTCTCCGTGAGATTTCCTCCATCTCAATTCATCCTGGTG GTGATAATGTTATTGTGGGAAGCAAAGATGGCAAACTATGCTGGTTTGATACTGATCTATCTACAAGACCATACAAGACTCTAAA GATCCACTCAAAGGATATTACCAATGTTACTTTTCACCGAAAGTACCCTCTTTTTGCCTCATCCTCTGAGGATTGTACTGCCTATGTATGTCATGGAATGGTCTATTCTGATCTTAATCAGAACCCACTTATTGTACCATTGGAAATTCTTCGTGGCCATTCTAGTTCGGATGGAAGAG GGGTTTTGGATTGCAAGTTCCATCCGAAACAACCTTGGTTGTTCACTGCTGGTGCTGACTCTGTGATTCGACTATACTGCGACTAA